In a single window of the Mesoplodon densirostris isolate mMesDen1 chromosome 16, mMesDen1 primary haplotype, whole genome shotgun sequence genome:
- the MOCS3 gene encoding adenylyltransferase and sulfurtransferase MOCS3 yields MAARKEVLTLQAEVAQREEELSSLKQRLAAALLAEQESERLVPVSPLPPKAALSRDEILRYSRQLVLPELGVQGQLRLATASVLVVGCGGLGCPLAQYLAAAGVGRLGLVDYDVVEVSNLARQVLHGEALAGQAKVFSAAATLRRLNSAVECVPYAQALTPATALDLVGRYDVVADCSDNVPTRYLVNDACVLTGRPLVSASALRFEGQLTVYHYGGGPCYRCVFPQPPPAETVTSCADGGVLGVVTGVLGCLQALEVLKIAAGLGPSYSGRLLLFDALGGHFRCIRLRRRRPDCAACGERPTVTDLQDYESFCGSSATDKCRSLQLLSPEERISVVDYKRLLDSGSPHVLLDVRPPVEVDLCRLPHSLHIPLKDLERRNAESLKLLGEAIREGKQGTQEGASLPIYVICKLGNDSQKAVKILQSWTDLDSLTVRDVLGGLMAWAAKIDGTFPQY; encoded by the coding sequence ATGGCGGCCAGGAAGGAGGTGCTCACTTTGCAGGCTGAAGTTGCCCAGCGTGAGGAGGAGCTGAGTTCCCTGAAGCAGAGGCTGGCGGCGGCTCTTCTGGCCGAGCAGGAGTCAGAGCGGTTGGTTCCGGTGTCTCCCCTGCCGCCAAAGGCCGCCCTGTCCCGAGATGAGATTTTGCGCTATAGCCGGCAGCTCGTGCTGCCTGAGCTGGGTGTGCAGGGACAGCTGCGCCTGGCGACCGCGTCCGTGCTGGTCGTGGGCTGCGGGGGGCTCGGCTGCCCACTGGCGCAGTACCTGGCAGCGGCCGGCGTCGGCCGCCTGGGCCTTGTGGACTACGACGTAGTAGAAGTGAGCAACCTGGCCCGCCAGGTGCTGCACGGCGAGGCACTGGCCGGCCAGGCCAAGGTCTTTTCGGCCGCCGCTACACTGCGCCGTCTCAATTCGGCGGTGGAGTGCGTGCCCTACGCCCAGGCGCTTACGCCAGCCACGGCGCTAGACCTGGTCGGCCGCTATGATGTGGTGGCTGATTGCTCCGACAACGTGCCCACTCGCTACCTGGTTAACGACGCCTGTGTGCTAACCGGCCGGCCCCTCGTGTCGGCCAGCGCCCTGCGCTTCGAGGGCCAACTCACAGTCTACCACTACGGCGGCGGGCCTTGCTATCGCTGCGTGTTTCCGCAACCACCTCCGGCGGAGACGGTGACCAGCTGCGCGGATGGCGGGGTGCTTGGTGTGGTTACCGGGGTCCTGGGCTGCCTGCAGGCGTTGGAAGTGTTGAAGATCGCTGCAGGTCTGGGCCCCTCTTACAGTGGCCGCCTGTTGCTCTTTGATGCCCTCGGAGGTCATTTCCGCTGTATTCGGCTGCGGAGGCGCAGGCCTGACTGTGCAGCTTGCGGGGAGCGGCCCACTGTGACTGATCTGCAGGACTACGAAAGCTTCTGTGGCTCCTCGGCCACCGATAAGTGCCGCTCCCTACAGTTGCTGAGCCCAGAGGAGCGAATTTCTGTCGTCGACTATAAGCGACTTCTGGATTCCGGGTCACCCCACGTGTTGCTGGACGTCAGGCCTCCAGTGGAGGTGGACTTGTGTCGGTTGCCTCACTCCCTACACATCCCTTTGAAAGATTTGGAACGGAGGAATGCGGAGAGCCTGAAACTCTTGGGAGAAGCAATCCGGGAAGGGAAGCAGGGCACACAGGAAGGGGCATCTCTCCCCATTTATGTGATCTGCAAACTGGGCAATGACTCCCAGAAAGCCGTGAAGATCCTGCAGTCCTGGACAGACTTAGACTCTTTAACAGTTCGGGATGTTTTGGGAGGCCTCATGGCCTGGGCTGCCAAAATCGATGGAACGTTTCCGCAATACTGA